The Actinosynnema mirum DSM 43827 genomic interval CGTTCGCGGGCGTCGCCGGTGGTTGGTGTGCTGCTTGCGGTGGTTGACGTGCCGCTTGGTGTGCCGCTTGGCGTGCTTGGTGTGCTTGACAGGGCCACGGGGGTAGTTTATCCATTGGATAAGGGATTTATCCAATGGAAAACTTGTTGTCCCCCGTTGAGACGGGCGCGTTGTGAGGGAAACCTGATGAGCACCATGCTGCACGGCTGCTTCGCCGACACCGACTACTTCGAGGTGCGCTCCGGACGTGGGCTTGACTACGGGGTGTGGGTCACCACGCCGCCGAACTACGAGTCGGGGGTGGGTGAGGTTCCGGTTGTGTACGTGCTCGACGGCAACTGGACGGTGGGGTTGACGGCGCCGCTCATCGTGACGCAGCACGACCCCATGCAGCGGATCAAGCCGTACATCCAGGTCAGCGTGGGGTACGCGGGTGAGGAGGCGGCGGAGTGGGCGAGCTTGCGCAACCGGGATCTCGTGCCGCCCGGTGAGCCGGTCGCGCAGGAGTTCTTGGACGCCGTGGAGTTGGGGGTGCGGACGGGGGCGATGAGTCGTGAGCAGGCCGATGCTCACGTCGCCGAGTTGCGGGACACCAGGGCGGATGAGTTCCTGGGCTTCCTCACCTCGGAGCTGCACCATCGGATTGAGCGCGACTACGGCACGGCGGAGGGTGGACACGGGCTGTTCGGGTACTCGTACGGCGGGTTGTTCAGCCTCTACGCCTGGCTTGCCGGGGCATCCCTGTTCGAGAGCGTGGGGGCGGGAAGTCCTGGGGTGGCCAGTGCCGACAGCCGGATCTTCGAGCAGATCGAGGCGTTGGGCGAGCGGTCGGCCAGGCTGCACTTGACGGTCAACGACCGGGAGCTTCTGGGGGAGGTGCCGATCTACCAGAACCTCGCGAAGAACGCGGCCACGGTGCTGCACATGCTGACCTCGCGGGGGGCGGCGGTCAGTGGTGAGGTGCTGCGTGAGACGCATGTGACCGGGTTGCAGTCGTCGTTTTTGAGCTACCTGCGGGCCTGTCGGGCGGTGTGAGGGCGGGGAGGAGGGTTGGAGGTGAAGGGTTTACAGGCCGCAAGCCGAAGAGCCACAAGCCGAAGAGCCACAAGCACGCCTCGCCGGCGGGGCAGACCTCCAAAAAAGAGGGACACGGGCTCTGCCGGCCGGTGACGCTTCCGCTGGTGGTCTCGTTTACCACTGCGGTGGGCGGGGTCCCTCTTCTCCGTGTGGCCTCCTTTCAGGCAAGCACGCTCGTCAAGACGCCGGATGACTCGGGCGGTCTGCCGTGGCAGTGCGGCGGCATCTTGACAAGCGTGCTCGGGCTTCGCCAGGCCACACGGAGAAGAGGGACACGGGAGTGGGGAGCTGCGGGCTCGCTGCGCTCGCCCCGCAGCCCGCGAGGCAGTCGACGCGCGACCTGCTGCTAGTCGTTCTTCCTGGCCTTGTTGGTGTTGTTGGTGTTGTTGGTGTGGAAGAGGATGCGGTCCTCGATGAGCGCTGCCGTGGCTGCGTGGCCGCGGGCGTTGGGGTGCACGAGGGCGAAGGTGGGCGGGATGACGGTGCTCAGGATGCCGTCTACCCAGTTCTGGGTGCCCGTGCCGTCGCAGACGCTGTGGCCCGTCCCTACCGCATAGGGGTCGATGAAGGTGTCGTCGTGTTCAGCGGTCACCTGCCTCAGGACCTCGTTGAGCGGTTCCAGGACCTGGGTGCGGGCCCAGGTCAGGTCGCCGGGGGTGATGGAGCCGAACTGGAGGAGGTTGTTGAAGAAGCAGGACCAGCCGCTGTCCGGCAGGACGCGTGGGTAGCCGACGGTGAGGACCTCGGCGTTCGGGGACGCGGCGTGGATCGCGTCCAGCATCTCGTCGTAGTCGGCGCGGACTGCGGCCAGGCGGTCGTCCAGGTCCGCGTCGAACTCGGCGGCGCAGGGTGAGGACCACACCCAGCTGCGCTTGCCCAGTTCTACGCAGCGGAACAGGATCTCGGCGAAGCCCAGGGTGTTGCCGCCTGCGCCTACGGTGACCAGGTCGGTGTCTTGGGACAGGGCTTGGATTTGTGGGGGCGCCGGGGCGAACGGGCCGTCGGGGTCGAGGCCGTCCGGGGGCATGGGCCTGCCCAGGACGACCTCCTGCTGCTCGCGGTGGACGTTGGCGATGGTCGCGGCGCCGCAGCTGGCGTTGCGCAGTTCCACCAGCGGGCCCAGGTGGCGGCGGATCTGCTCGGGGTAGGAGTCGGTGGTGCGGGCGCAGCCGTCCGGTGCGGGTTCGGCCAGGTCGCCTGCGGCCTGGATGACGCCGGCGGTGTAGGAGTCGCCCAGTGCGACCCACTGGACGGCGCGTGGGGGTTCCGGTGGGGTCGCGTTGGCCGCCGGGGTTGTGGCCCCGGCGGCCAGGGCGATGACCGAGCCGAGCACGAGCGTCCTGACGGCGGCGGCTGCCACGATTCCTCCCGCGAGCGCGGGAGCGCGTCCGCTCGAACGCTCGGACTCCCGCCGGGGCGGAAAGTATCGACGTTCGATGCACAGCGCCGGGTGGTGGGCGGGGAGACCACCCGTCCAGGTGGACGGGACGTGGCAGGCGGTCAGGCCGGGGTGGTGGCCCGGGCGTCCGGCAGCTCGCGCAGCCGGTAGTGGGCGAGGCGGTGCAGCAGTTCTTCCAGCGACTCGGGCGCGATCTGCCCCTGCAGGTCCCTGCGGGCCTGCAGGACGGTGCCCGTGACGACGGATTCCGGCAGGCGGTCGCCGAACTCGGCGGCCAGGCCGGTGAGCACGCGGGTGATCCCCGCTTCGGACGAGTGCGAAAGGACGTCCATGTCCGCTCCCCTGCGGTCGGGTGCTCCCCCTATGATCCGGCAGAACGGGGCCGGTCAACCTGACGACCGGCTGACGATTCGGTCTCGACGCGCGCCGGGTCTCAGTCCCCCGCGCCGATCCGGTAGCCGGAGCCGCGCACGGTCAGGACCAGGGCGGGCGTGTCCGGGTCGGGCTCGACCTTGCGGCGGAGCCTGCGGATGTGCACGTCCAGCAGGCGGGTGTCGCCGAAGTAGTCGTAGCCCCACACGCGGTTCAGCAGCTGCTCACGGGTGACGACCCGGCCCTCGGCGGCGAGCAGCTCGACCAGCAGGCGGAACTCGGTGCGGGTGAGGTGGACCTGCTCGCCGGCGCGGTGCGCGGTGCGGTTGTCCTGCCGGACGACCAGGTCGCCCGCGCGCAGCTCGTCCGCCTGCGCGGCGCCACCGGAACGGCGCAGCAGGGCCCGGATGCGGGCCGCGAGGACGGCCGCGACGAGCGGTTTGGTGACGTAGTCGTCGGCGCCCGCCTCCAGCCCGGCGATGACGTCCTCGGCGTCGGCGCGGGCGGTGACGACGATGACCGGCAGGTCGCCGCGCGAGCGCAGCACCCGGCACACGTGCAGGCCGTCCACGCCGGGGAGCATGAGGTCGAGCAGCACGACGTCGAACGCGCGCCGGTCGAGCAGCGCGAGCGCCTGCTCGCCGGAGACGGCCTCCGAGACGGCGAAGCCCTCGTCCTCCAGGGCGAGCCCGAGGGCCTGCCGGATGTGCGCGTCGTCCTCCACCATGAGCACCGAGACGTCCATGGTTCCCAGATCCTGGTGGGCGTGCGGGTGGGACGGGGTGTTCGGCGGGGTCGGGGCGGGGTATCGCAAGGTGATCGCAAGGCGGCGACTTTCCTCCGCTCGGCGTTTGACCGGCGCGACCGGGGCTAACCCCGCGCCATGCTGAAGGTCGACCGCGCGTCGCTCGTGCTGGGGTTGGGGATCGGCGGCTTCCTCGACGGGATCGTGATCCACCAGCTGCTGGGGTGGCACCACATGCTGTCCGGCTGGTACCCGGACGACCCGCACGTCAACATGATCGGCGACGGGCTGTTCCACCTGCTGTGCCTGGCGCTGGTGGTGGTAGGTGTGGTCCTGCTGAACCGTTCGGGCGGCACGCGGCCGGGGCGGGTGCTGTGGGGTGGCGTGGTGGCGGGCTGGGGCGTGTTCAACCTGGTGGAGGGCACGCTGAACCACTTGGCCCTCGGCGTCCACCACGTCCGCTCGGGGCAGGCCGAACTGGCCTACGACCTGGGTTTCCTCGCACTGGGGGCGGCGCTGGTCATGGCGGGGATCGCGATCGGGCGGGTCAGCGGGCCGCGCAGCACCCCTGTTCGACCTCCGGCTCCTTAGCGGCGAACGAAGGGGACGGACTCACTGCCTGGGACCACACGCGGTAACCGATTTGGCCCAGAGCGAGGCCCTGTAATAAGCTGAACACGTCCTGATGACAGGGACAGCGAGGATGATTAGCTCAGCGGGAGAGCACTACCTTGACACGGTAGGGGTCACTGGTTCAATCCCAGTATCGTCCACCAGGAAAGACACAGCTTAGAAGCCCTGACCAGCCACGGTGCCGGTCGGGGCTTCTCGCGTTTGACCGTCATCTGACCGTGAGCCCAGCACGGACAGCGCACCCGACTGGCGAGCACCACCACGCGCAGTCGTCCCACCACCTGCACCAACACCACACCGTCCCACCGTCCACAGGGGAATTCCCTGACCGTCAGTTGACCGTAAGAGCCGCCCCCAACTGGCGACGCGACCGGGTCAGTCCTCGCCGGCACCAGCGCGGCCGTGCCGCACACGCTCGAAGGCATCCAGCGCCGCTTGGTCCGACTCAGCCAGGGTGTGCAGGTACTTCTCAGTAGCGCGAAGGCTGGAGTGGCCGAGGCGTGCGCGGACGGTCTGGATGTCAGCGCCACCGGCGACAAGCCAGGAGGCGTGCGCATGGCGCAGGTCGTGCATCCGCACACGCCGGGTGATCCCAGCCGCGGCCAGGGCGGGTTTCCAGACGTTCCTCAGGTACCACCTGCGCGGCAGGTGCCCGTCCGTGTCCACCCGCCGTCGACTACGCGGAGCGTCCTTGCCCCGGTCACGTCGTCCGGCCCGGTAACGCGCGTAAGCGGCACGGCAGTGCCCGCACCGACATTTCTGCCGTGAGTAGCGGGTCAATGTGCCGTGTCCATCAGGAATCGCACCGGCCTCGACCGCTCGTGGCACCACAACCGGTGGACTGTCGGGGAACGGGAACAGCAGGTCATCCGTCTTCAGGTCTGCCTGCTCCACATAGGTCAGCACGTTCTCCACGACGACCCGGCGTAACAACAAGCGGCGGTGCTCGCGTTCCTTCGGGTACGGCTTGACCAGAAACCGCCCACCAGTCGGGTGAAAGCGCGGCTCGACCTCCTCCACCGCCCTGGCCACCGTCAGCAGGCAGGAGCCCGCGTCCAGATCCCCCGCGCGCAACTCGACCAGCTCACCCCACCGCACCCCCGACTCGACAGCCAACTCCACCAGCAACCGCCAGCACTCCCCCGGCAGGACCGCGAGCAGCCGGTCCAACTCCCCAGGCTCCAGAACCCGCATCGGTTTCGACGGCGCCACCGGCCCCCGAACACCCGCGCACGGGTGCTGCGCGATGACCTGATCCCGCAACGCCGTGGTGAAGATCGCGCTGAGCACCGCCCGACACCGGTGCACCACGTGCGCCGACACACCCCGAGCACACAAACGCCACACGAACTCCCGCACGTGACACGGCAACACACGATCCATCCGCATCCCGCCGAACTCCGGCAGCAGATAACGCTCGACCACATGGGTGTAGGTCTGCCGCGTGGTCGCCTCCACCAGGTGCGCGGGCAACCACACCACTCTCACGTACCACCCGAACGACTGCCGAGCACTCCGCGCATCCGCGAACCGCCCCGAACCCACATCCACCTCGGCACGCCGCCACGCACGATCAGCATCCCGCACACGATCGAACGTCCCCGCCGACCGCTCACACCCCCACACATCCCAGTAATAAGCCGTGTACCGAACCCGACCCGACGCACCCACACGCCGACGCGAATACCCCACCATCAACACCTCCGACTACACCAAGACAACCCGCGACAGCGGATACGCCCAGGGTTCCCTAGCACCCCCGGAGAGAGGAGCGAAGCAGCAGCTGCACCGATACGCGGCCAAGCGCATGACCGAGGGCCGCCCGCTTAAGCGGTGTCCGTAAGCAGGTGACCAACTCGAAGAACGAATCCAATGTCGCCCAGGCCCACCGGCACGCCGCCAGCGCCCGGAAAAGGGAGAGGCGCCGCCGGGGCCGAAGCCCTGGCCCTCGGCGGCGAAGCGCTCGGACGGTCCGGAGGCGGGTCGAGGGCGTGATCGCGGACAAGGCCTACTCGCACAAGTCCACCCGCCGGACGCCGCGCGCCCGTCGCGTGAGCCTCGGCCAACGCGGCGGGTGGCCACCGGCCTTCGACATCGAACACCACGAATAGCGCAACGTGGTGGAACGCTGTTTGAACCGGCTCAAACAGTTCTGCGGCCTGGTCGTCCACTACGCCACACGCGCTGCCTAACCAGGCCGAATCGCCATCATCCTCTGACGACTTGCAGGTGGCTCCGAACACCACCTGGCCGATCACGACCGGTCGAGGTCGGGCGGGCGGTGCCCCGTTCGCGTCCACGCTCGGCCAGGAGGCGTCGACCGGTCCCTGATGACAACCCGGCCGAGGCGGCCACAGGGCGCCGCCCGTTCAGTCCAGCAACATCCGCAGCCCCGGCACCGCGCGCTCCGGCAGCCGCCCCGCCACCCGCTCCAGGCCCGCACGCAGCTCCCCGCGCTCCTCCGGCGTGAACTCCGACCGACGGGCCAGGACGCCCTCGCCCCGCACCACCGACGCCAGCCGCAGCGCGTCGTGCTCCGCGAGCCGTGCCAGCGGCTCGTGCGGGTCGCCCGCCACCGACAGCACGGCGCGCAGCCATGCTGCCCCGCCCATCCCGCGCGACAACCGGTAGCCCGCCTGGCGCACCTCGGGCCGCTCGTCGGCCAGCAACCCGGCCACCAGCTCCGCCGACGGGTGCCGCACGGCGGTCGCGGCCTCCCGCACCACCTTCGGCGACGGGTCGCGCAGCAGCGGCACGACCCGCTCGTCGGCCTGCACCCGCAGTGTCCGCAGCGCGCGCAGCGCCCGCACCCGCAGCTCCACGCGCGGGTGGTCCAGCAGCGCCAGCAGCACGTCCGCGTCGTCCGCCGACCCGATCTCCGCCAACCCGTCCACCGCGCCCCGCGACGCCTCGGCGCGGTAGCGGGTCAGCGCGTCCACGCCCGTCGCCCTGGCCAGCGCGCGCACCAGCGCCGACCGGTCGGCCACGTGCTCCGCCACCTCGGCCGTGGCGCCCAGCCTGGTCAGGCCGACCAGCGCGACCGAGCCCACCTCCGGGCGCGGCACCGCCGCGAGCTCGCGCAGCACCGCGATCCGGTTGGTCCACACCGCTTCGCGCGCCAGCCGCTCCGCCGCCACCGCGCGCACCCGCACGTGCGGCGAGGTGCGGGCCAGCGCCAGCAGCCGCTCGGTCGACGGGGTGGCGCGCTCCAGCGCGAACGCCGCCACGAGCAGGTCCGGTGATCCGAGCAGGCGGTCCAGCGCGTCGACCCCCAGCACGGCGGCCACCTGCCTCCGCACGAACGCCGCGTCCCGCCTGCCGCGCGCCATGCGCACCACCACGCCCAGCGCGGCCTCGGCCAGTCCGGGTGAGCGGTCGAGCGCCAGCACCAGCGCGACGCGCGCCGCCTCGCGCACCTGCGGCACCCAGTCCTCGGTGCGCAGCACCAGGAACGGCACCAGCTCGGGCCTGGGCGCGGCGGCGATGTCCCGCACGGCCTTCTCCCGCACCCGGCCGTCGCGGTGGCACGCGGACAGCGCGAGCGACAACGCGTCGCCGCCCGCCAGCCCGGTCGCCTCCCATGCCCGGCGGAACCACCGGTCGAAGCGCGACACCCGATTCGGACCGTCCACGAGCACCGCCAGCGCGGCGTCCGCGTCCGCCGTGCCCGCCACGCGCGTCAGCAACCTCGCCGCGCGCACCGCCGAGTCGGCGTCCATCGGGTGCAGCAGTCGGCGCAGTTCGGCCGGTTCGGTGTCCACGTCGGACAGTGTGACCTCCGCCCCCGGCCGCCGCGCCCGGATTTGTCCGCCCCCTTCGCTGCCTTCGCCCGGCCAGCTCTCGGCGAGGAGGATCACGTGGCACGACCGGGCAGCTCGTTCCACGGCCCGGCGTTCGCCGTGCCCCGGTCGTGGTGGAAGCAGGTGCACGCGCGCCGAGGCGGCGGTGTGCCCGCCACGGCAGTTGCCACGCCGGGCGGGCGGCGCGCGGGCGGGAGCTGCTGGAGCGCCGCGCGATCAGGCATGTCATGACCGTGGTGCCGGAGGTGTGCCGCCACTCCCCGGAATGATGCTCGACCGGATCGTGCTGACGGTGCGGCGGGCGTGGTTCGAGTCGGACGCCGACCTGGAGATCAGCGAACTGCACGCCGATGCGGTGCGGCAAGCCGGTGGTTGAGGTCGAGCAGCGGCTGAGCCCGAACCTGGGGTGACGTGTTTTCCCTGCGCTTCGCACCTGTGGCGTTTGACACCACCCATCGGGAAATGGTCGATCAGCTTCGAAATGATCAGATAACGAGATATGGGCGATCTTTTGAGTGCCCGTTGATGTCCTGCCATGGGGGATGTCCACCGTGTGGGCCATCGAACTGTAAGTGCCCCGTATTGGCTGTTCAAGGTGGTTGTCGTCACCGGACCTGTGGCGCGGGATGAGCTTGCGCCTTCTTTGCTTCTTGTGTCAACCTTCCAATCGGGGGATGTCTGTCGGTGTGCGCGTCCGTGTCGTCGCGTATGGATAGATGTGATCAAAAAATGATTCGTCCTGTGGTGTTGAGCGCGATCGCGCTCATGTTCTTCGGCGGCAGCGCTGTGGCTGCCGGGCAGACGAGTGGCGACCAGCCGAGCAGCGGGCAGCCGTCACTGGTGGAGGACTTCTCCTACCCCGGCGCCGACAAGATCTTCGAGCAG includes:
- a CDS encoding alpha/beta hydrolase, producing the protein MSTMLHGCFADTDYFEVRSGRGLDYGVWVTTPPNYESGVGEVPVVYVLDGNWTVGLTAPLIVTQHDPMQRIKPYIQVSVGYAGEEAAEWASLRNRDLVPPGEPVAQEFLDAVELGVRTGAMSREQADAHVAELRDTRADEFLGFLTSELHHRIERDYGTAEGGHGLFGYSYGGLFSLYAWLAGASLFESVGAGSPGVASADSRIFEQIEALGERSARLHLTVNDRELLGEVPIYQNLAKNAATVLHMLTSRGAAVSGEVLRETHVTGLQSSFLSYLRACRAV
- a CDS encoding SGNH/GDSL hydrolase family protein — protein: MAAAAVRTLVLGSVIALAAGATTPAANATPPEPPRAVQWVALGDSYTAGVIQAAGDLAEPAPDGCARTTDSYPEQIRRHLGPLVELRNASCGAATIANVHREQQEVVLGRPMPPDGLDPDGPFAPAPPQIQALSQDTDLVTVGAGGNTLGFAEILFRCVELGKRSWVWSSPCAAEFDADLDDRLAAVRADYDEMLDAIHAASPNAEVLTVGYPRVLPDSGWSCFFNNLLQFGSITPGDLTWARTQVLEPLNEVLRQVTAEHDDTFIDPYAVGTGHSVCDGTGTQNWVDGILSTVIPPTFALVHPNARGHAATAALIEDRILFHTNNTNNTNKARKND
- a CDS encoding response regulator transcription factor, coding for MDVSVLMVEDDAHIRQALGLALEDEGFAVSEAVSGEQALALLDRRAFDVVLLDLMLPGVDGLHVCRVLRSRGDLPVIVVTARADAEDVIAGLEAGADDYVTKPLVAAVLAARIRALLRRSGGAAQADELRAGDLVVRQDNRTAHRAGEQVHLTRTEFRLLVELLAAEGRVVTREQLLNRVWGYDYFGDTRLLDVHIRRLRRKVEPDPDTPALVLTVRGSGYRIGAGD
- a CDS encoding DUF2243 domain-containing protein, with protein sequence MLKVDRASLVLGLGIGGFLDGIVIHQLLGWHHMLSGWYPDDPHVNMIGDGLFHLLCLALVVVGVVLLNRSGGTRPGRVLWGGVVAGWGVFNLVEGTLNHLALGVHHVRSGQAELAYDLGFLALGAALVMAGIAIGRVSGPRSTPVRPPAP
- a CDS encoding tyrosine-type recombinase/integrase; translation: MWLPAHLVEATTRQTYTHVVERYLLPEFGGMRMDRVLPCHVREFVWRLCARGVSAHVVHRCRAVLSAIFTTALRDQVIAQHPCAGVRGPVAPSKPMRVLEPGELDRLLAVLPGECWRLLVELAVESGVRWGELVELRAGDLDAGSCLLTVARAVEEVEPRFHPTGGRFLVKPYPKEREHRRLLLRRVVVENVLTYVEQADLKTDDLLFPFPDSPPVVVPRAVEAGAIPDGHGTLTRYSRQKCRCGHCRAAYARYRAGRRDRGKDAPRSRRRVDTDGHLPRRWYLRNVWKPALAAAGITRRVRMHDLRHAHASWLVAGGADIQTVRARLGHSSLRATEKYLHTLAESDQAALDAFERVRHGRAGAGED